The genomic region CCAACCTCAACCGGAACTTTGCAGTGGTTCTGGGAGCGCTCCCGACGAAGCCCTCTTCGCCAGGCCGCGCAGACCTTCAAGCATGCGGGGTCGGCTCAATGGGCGAACATCCCTCACGATTGCCTCACGCATGGCCTGGCCGCGTTCGGTCTGCTGCGGATACGACATGAACTGCAACTCAATGCCGAGTCGCTGTGCGGCGCGCAAGGCGATGAGCGGCCAGACCACGCCCAAGTCACCGATGATCGCCAGACTGCCCTCGTGTCGGGCGAAGCCGGACATCTCCATGCGGAACGGCACCTTGAACAACTTGGTCTTGGGCAGACCGGCCGCGATGGCTTCCTGCACGGCACCGCCTTCACGCTCAATCTGCCAGACCCGTTCAAGCGCCGGGTCGAGGTCGATGCGAATAAGGCTCTTGCCCGCCAGGCTGTAACTGAAATGTTCCTGCCAGGCCGACCACATGCCGTGACCGGTATAAGTCTCGAATGGTCCATCGTGAATCTCCTGAGTCAACGCTACGCCCGATTCGATGATCACATCGGCCTCGTCCAGCATCCGTGCGAGCCGCGTGGCGCGCTCGGTGAGGCTGAGGCTGTCGCCAATGCATAACCCGACCATGCCGCCGCCGATGAGTTGCGGGATGGTCACCAGAACCGGCAGATTCTGCTTTGCGCCGATGCCAATCATCGTGCGTTCGTCGGCGCCCAGCCCGGCAATTTCTTCGAACGACGCGCCGCGGCTCCGCGCGAGTGTCAGAATTTCATTCGAGAGATGCTCCAACCACAGGCCCATGGGATAGCCGAGGTTGCCCGCCGCTTTGATGAGGGTCTTGCCCGGCGCGGTCTTCAATTTTTCCATCAGTTGCTCGTCGATGGGCAGCGATTGCTTGATTTCGTTCAAGCTTTGGTCGTCGAGCAAAGTAAGTTCAAACTCGCCTCCGAGAGGCAGCAACTTCGACGGAACGCCGACCGCCGCACCCGAACACCGTTTGACTTTGTCCAGTGTCCCACCCATTTCGTGCGCCACCACCGCCGAGCTGGTGGTCACGGCATCGACGAGCCCGACGCGCATCAACTCCGCAATCAGCGTGGTCACACCTTCGTGCAGGTTCGGCCCGCTGCCGGTAACCACCGCCACCTTGCCGCCACGCTCTTTCGCCGCGACGATCTTATCCACGGTTTGCTGGACGCGCGCGCGCGTCACGTCGTCCAGGTCTTTTTCGAGGGCGATCAGAGCGTTGGTATCAATCGACATGGTTTCATCCTTACTTGATGGCATGGCTCAGTTCAATCCGCGCTCGTGTAGCATGGCCTCGGCGCGCGCTAAATCCTGCTCCGTATCCACGCTGAAACCGCAGAAGGCGTGATCACGGCACTTCGTCTCGATGACTCGCAGACGGAAGCCGTGCTCCAGCACCCGCAGTTGTTCGAGCGACTCGGTCACCTCCAGTGGAGTGGGCGGAAGGTGCGCAAGTTTTTGCAGAAAATCACCGCGATAAACGTAAAGCCCAACGTGTTCGTAAACCGCGTGCGCGCCGGCGTGGCGCGGGTTGGGGATCAGTGAGCGCGAGAAATAAAGCGCGTGGCCCGCCAGATCCACGACGACCTTGACCACAGCCGGGTCGGCGAGGTCCTCGGATCGGGCAATGGGATGCATCAGCGTCGCCATCGGCAACGCCGGATCATCGAGCAGCGGCTGCACCGCTTCGTCAATCATCACGGGATCGAGAAACGGCTGGTCGCCCTGGAGGTTGACGACGATATCCGCGTCCATCTGCCGCACCGCCTCCGCCAGACGATCCGTGCCGCTGGGATGTTTTGGTGAGGTCATGATCGCCTTTCCGCCGAACGCTTCGACGGCGCGCGCGATGCGTTCATCATCCGTCGCCACGCACACCGAGTCCAGACTGCGCGCGAGCAGCGCCCGCTCATGGACGCGCTGAACCATCGGCTTGCCAAGAATCAGCTTCAGCGCCTTGCCGGGCAATCGCGTCGAGCCGTAACGGGCGGGGATGATGCCAACGACTTTATGCGGCATGATGGCTCGTGGGTAGTGGACGCATGGTGTGTTACAATTTTCTCAAGTTCACGATGAGCCATCTTTCATTCTCCCCCCATTGACAGTCAAGCCAACGGATGATCGGTGAGGACACAAGCGGCTGTTTGGGTTGACCCGGCGTTCGCGCACCGTACTCTGCAAATGTTATGAATCACCAAAGACTTTTCCGTGTTTGGCCACCGATAATCCGTAGCGAGGAAATCTTTCCATCCACATGAATCGTTAGGCTCACAACTATCACCAGATATCGCACATGAATATCCCAGGACCTGGCGAAGTCACTAAACGCAATTTCAATGAGCACCACAGCAAGCTTATTTCAGGGTGACTGTGGACGTATCATGACTTGGGCGGGGTTGATCGCCTTGTGCTTGCCTTTATTGGCAGTGATTTCGAAGGCTTGAGGGACGGACTCGATTCCGGAGAGGACGTGCGTGATGGTCGGTTTCAATTGGATGCGACCGGTGGCAACCAGCCGGACGGTATGTTCGAGGTGCGCCTGGGTGCTGATGTCCGGAAACACGTAACGGAGACTGCGCTCGCGCAAGAGATCGACGTTCAGTTGCAACGGGCCGCCGAACCAGGAAACGCCCACGAGCTTCCCTCCAGAGCGCACCGCCTCAATCGCCTGGAGGAGTGTCTGGTGGCCGGCCAGTCCTTGTTTCGGACTGCCGCCCGCGCACTCGAAGACCACATCAGCGCCGTTTCCGCCGGTCAGTTCACGGATCGCCGGGATGACATCACAAGTGCGGGCGTTCAGGGCGTGGTCCGCGCCGAGTTCGCGGGAGACCTGACACACCTCGTCACGCACATCCACGGTGATGACCAAGCCCGCGCCACTGAGGCGCGCGACCTGCAAGCACTCCAGACCCATGCTGCCCTGACCGAGAATCACCACCGCGTCTCCAATTCGCAGTTGTGCCGTCTCCACCGCGACCACGCTGTCGCTCAGGGATTGCAGGCACGCCGCTTCGCTATCGGAGATCCGGTCGTCCACCTTCACGAGGGCAATCTCCGGCAGCGACGCCACTTCGGAGAAACAACCAGGTAGGTCGAATCCGATGACTGGGCCTTTGCGGCAGAGTTGGCTGCGCTCGGAGCGGCAGAGCGGGCACTCGCCGCAAGGCAGCTTGGCCCGCGCCGCGACACGGTCACCGGGACGAAACCGGCTCGCACCATTGGTTTCAAGAACGCGGGCGCAGAACTCGTGTCCAAAAAGCTGGACGGGAGCTTCAGTTTCAAGGCGGCGTTTGATGCGGTCGAAGGCCAGTGTCGGGATTCCGCACGCAAGTTGTGCTTCCGTGACGCTCGGCTGCACACAGAGCGGTTCAACCAAAACGATTCCCGGCGAACAGACGGGTTCGGGAACGTCGTCGAGCCGCATGTCGTTGAATCCGTAAAAACGCCAGGCTTTCATCGTTTGGTTTTCCGACGGACAAATTTTTGCAACGTGTGGCACGAGCGCGGTACCAAGCCGCGGTTGCCACCGGCCGACATGGTAACTTCCGCCACATAGATGTCACCGCGCGAATCGACACAGATTCCGTGCGGCGCGAAGAAGTCTCCCGGAGCACAGGGGTTTTCGCCGCCGCCCCAGCGCGCCTGGAGTTCGCCGTGCGTGTCGAAGATGCTCACCCGCCCGCCCGATGCGTTTGGCGTGGGATGTCGTCCTTCTCCCTCTCCCTGCGAAGCGGGGAGAGGGTCGGGGAGAGGGGTTCCACTTTGGTTTTCAACGGCCCTCCTCTCCCCATCCCTCTCCGCCCTCGAGAGAGGAGAGGGAGAAGTCACCGCTGAATCCCTCGGCGAGTTCCTCCCTTCAACCACAACGGGCCACATCCCCGCGCGAAAGCCCAACTCGGCGATGTACACATTCTCCGCACCGTCGATGAAGACCTGACATGGACGCGCGACATCGGTCCATTCGGAAAGGAACGTGCCGTCGGGCGCGAAGAGTTGGATGCGGCTGTTCTCGCGGTCGGCTACGTACACCGTCCCTTGCCGATCCACGGCGATACCGTGAGGCACGTGAAACTGGCCGGGGCCGTTCCCCGGCTCGCCACAAGAGAAGAGCAGCCGACCGCCGGGCGCGAACTTGTGCACTCTCGCGTTGCCGTAGCCATCGCTGATGTAAATATCTCCTTCAGGTGAAAGCGCCACGTTGGTCGGGTAATGGAACGGCGGCCCGACACGAAGGATGGTGCGGTAGTCCACACTGGTTGCGCCGGTGTCCGAGGGCTTGCCGCTCGTACCCAGCGTCAGCAACAGTCTGCCGTCGGGGGTAAACTTGCGGACGGTGTGGTCGAGGTCGTCGGTGCAATAGACGGCGTCGTCCGGCCCGATGAAAATCCCGTGAGGCCGGGCGAACAATCCCTCGCCCCATGAACGCAAGAACGTGCCGTCCCGGTTGAAGATCATGACGGGGTGCTCGCTTCGATTGAAGACATAGACACGATCCTGCGCGTCGGTGGCCACCGCCACCACTTCCGTCCAACTCCATCCACTCGGCAACTTCGCCCAGTGGTCATTGGCCTCGTAGCCAAATTCAAGACAAGACTTCGTTGCGGTCTTAACAGTCATGGCTTGTTTCTTACGCAGACAAGTTTTTCCTAGCCGCAGGAGGGAGCCAAGAAAGCAAACGCCTGTTGCGGCAACACAAGGACGATAAAAGAATAACGCCGCGCAAGGCGAGTGTAAGTTTTCAGCAGGCGATGACACATAACTTGCTCGGAATTGTAGCTGGAATTGAAGCTTGGTTTCTCTGGCGTTCTGCGGTAAGTTGGTGGCCATGAATGAATGCCTGACCGACTTGGACCTCTTGGAACTGTCTCAAGGTTCGCTCGCTTCGTTTGAGCAGCGGCTCGCGACGATTCCCAAACAACTCTGCGCGCCGTTTCATGAGGAGGCGCGCCAGCTCGAAATCGAATTGCTCACGGTTTACCGCGTGGTTGTCCTGTGTACAAAGCGCGAGGAGGACTTGGAGCGGGTGAGCAAATGGTGGGCAACGATGGTGCGGGTCTGCGACGACTTCGCCGTTCGATTGGGCGGGCTGGTGCAAGCGCACCCGGCGTGCGGAGCCGAGCAGTACTACGACCGGGTGCTGGAATTACGCAGCAAATGCCTTCGTCTCCAGAAGATGCACAGTTGAGCGGCGTTCCCACCGAATGCATCCCTCAACTGGCCGGTCTCTACGACCGCTTCGCAAATGCTCTCGATCCGTTCGCGCCGGAGCGAGATCTCTTTAATCCGCGTCACTCGTCATGACCAGTTTTCTCTACACGGCGCGGACAGCGTCTGGGGGCACTCTCACCGACCGAATCGAAGCCGAAAGCCTAGATGCTGCGCTTCTGGCTCTCGAACATGAAGGTCTTCGCGAAATCCTTTTTCACACCGATGAATTCGCCGAAGCAACTCTTGCGATGGCGAAAAAGGAAGTGTCTCCGCACCTTCTGACTCGACCAATAACACCTCAACAGGAACGTAAGTCTCGCCAACTGGGAGGGACGTGGGGGCTGATTTGGTTTGGCTGGAAGCGGGAATGGCATTACTGGTTTCCCTTGCTGTTATGGAACAGTTACAGCTTCTACCACGGTCGTCCATTCGGTGATTTTGCTTGGCTAGGCTTTGCTCTGAGTGGTCTGTTTCTTGTGGCATTTATATTCATGCGACTTCCCGGCATCGCGTACAACCAACTCATTGAGGCAACTGTGTGGCACCGCGGCCAGGCCGTTAAGCGTTGGGTTGAGCTTCTGCGCAGCTTCAAGCGATTTTTCAACGTCGGAGTTCCAGAAATGGAGTTGGATTGCCGTATAGCTACGGTTATGGCCAGGGATGGAGACTTGGATCGAGCTTTGGCAATTTTTCAGAAACACGAGGTCAATTCAGTCGGGAGAGCCTATTACTTCTGTCGCCAGGCGGAAATCTACGGTGCGGCCAAAGAATACCAGAAAATGGTTGAGTGTCGCTTGAAAGCTATGGAGGAGAGCCGCGGCGGTCAGAATGAGACTGTTGATTATGCACTCGGACTGGTCCGGCGACTCCACGATGCGACAGCGGCCCAACAGGTTTTGGCGCGCGTTTCTGAGCAGCGCTTAACCGACATCGGTCATGCCTATCTGCATTATTGTCGAGGCTTGATTGCGCTGGAGCAAAAGCATGCTTCCCTCGCAGAGTCCGAGTTTCGGGCTGCGCTCCTCAAGAACGCCGCCTACGAAATGAATCCATTGGCTTCGGGCATGTTGAAAGAAGTGAAGGCATTTTTGAGCATCGCCTTGGCCCAACAAGGTAATTTCGAAGAGGCGCGCAAGTTATTCGCGGACGCTTCCCCGTTACTGAATGCGCGAAGGGAAACGGAACTTCTGGCGCGTTGTGAATCTGCCTTGGGGATGCGATAACGTGACAGGTTTACCCATGTTGCCCGCTCACGTCGTCCAAGCTAAGAACGGCCCCACCGAAAACCTCCGTTGTCACGCAACTCGCCGCCAATGAGCGCAGTTCGTGTCGAAGACAACGCGAGGAATCCCATTCACGATTCGTGCAGGAGGTCGTCCACGAACGCTTCACGCTGAGCTTCAGACATTGCGTCCCAGTCCAGACCTTTTGCCTTCGCGAGCCGGCGCATGTCCTGTTCGCCCTCGCGGGCCGCGGTCTGCCACCACTGATCGCGCTCGGCATTGAGTTCCATTAGGACGCGCTGTTTGCTTTGTCGGGGAAGTTGCTTTACCAACTGGAGCACCTGTTCATCGGTCATGCTGATATTGTGACGCAGAATCGCCCTCGACTCAACCTTCCTTTTCGCGGCCTTTAAGGGTCCGCATCACTTCCCGGCCAACTGCGGATGAAACCCCTGGCTCTTGACGCGGATGCGGTAGAGGCTCTTGTCAATGGTAACGTAGAGCCGGTTGCTTTCGTCACCGATGCCGAATTCCACGTTGGCGGGGATGCCTTTCCAGTCCTCGAAAAGCCCGCTCTGGTTGGTCGGCCCGGTCGGAAGAAACGCCAACTCCTTGCCGGTGCGATCAATTACAAGAATGCCAGGACGGGCCAGGCTGCGGACAGCAATGTAGATATTTCCCTGCGTATCGACCCGCATGCCATCACCACCATTTTCCTTGCCGAAATCCACAAGAGTCTTGCGCGGTCCATTTACCTTTCCCTCGTTGTCGAGCGGAAAAGCATAAATCTTCATCGCCCCGCGCTTCGGTTCGGGATCGTTTGGGGAAAGCCGGTTGCCGCCGTTGTTGTGATCAATGAGATAAAGCGTCCGCTGGTCCGGGCTGAGGGCGAGGCCGTTTGGTTTCTCTACTTCGCGAGTGATCTCGATGACGCTCCCATCCTTCTCGATGCGATACACGGCCTCGATGGGCAATTCGCGCGGCTCGGTGCCACCGTAGCGAGGGTCGGTGAAATAGATTCTCCCTTTGAGGTCCACGCAAAGGTCGTTCGGGGAATTGAATCGCTTTCCCTGATAGCGATCAGCGACGACCACGCTCTGACCGGTCTTGAGATTCCAGCGCCTGATTGAACGGCTGCCTCCGTCGGCACCGTCAGCGGAGAGTATGTTTCCATTCTCGTCAAAGGTCAGCCCGTTTGACTTGCCAGAGTTGTCGGTGAACACGGTGGTCTTACGGGTCCGCGGGTCGAAACGGAGGATCATGCCGTTGTCTTTGCCGAAGGGCATGTCCGTGAAATAAATGCTACCGTCCGGCGCGACTGCGGGACCTTCGGTCAGGCCGCTGTTGAGTTTCACCTGTCGGGTGTGAACCAATTCCAGTTCGGCGTCCTTGGGGAAGATCGGATTCTCGGCCGGTTCAGCCACCGTTGCTGCAACGCTGGCCATCACCACCAGACAGCCAGTGAGAAGTGCGGGTGTAATTTGATTTGATTTGTTCATGCTAATATCTCCTTTACGATTCGAGCTTCGTTCACGCCGGTCAGTTTTTCTTTCAGCCCGTGCTCCTCGACAAACAGTTCGTCATGCCGCAACCCCATCAAGTGTAGCAGGGTGGCATGCCAGTCCGGAACGCTGACGCGATTCTCGACGGCAGCCAGGCCGAGTTCATCCGTCGAGCCATACGTCGTGCCGCCTCTCACGCCGCCACCGGCGAGCCAGGAACAAAAGGCGTTCTTGTTGTGATCGCGTCCGGCTTTTTTTTCGTCCTTGTCCGCAGGCAGTTGGGCGATGGGCAGCCGGCCAAACTCACCGCCCCAAATCACCAGCGTCTCTTCCAGCAGTCCGCGCTGCTTCAAATCCTGAAGCAGCGCGGCAATCGGCAGGTCGGTGCGATCGCAGGCGGCCTTCATATCTTTCGCCAGACCCGTGTGGTTGTCCCAGATTTGTGCGTTGATGTAGAGCTGCACAAAGCGGACGCCGCGCTCCACCAGTCTCCGGGCAAACAAGCAACGTCGGCCGTAGGAGTCGGTCGGCTCGCGACCGATTCCATACATCTCCAGTGTCTGCGGGCTTTCCTGGGAAATGTCCAAGGCGTCGGTTGCCGACACTTGCATGCGGGCGGCCAGTTCGTAACTGGCGATGCGGGCGTCGAGGTTTGGTTGGCCGGGCCGTTGCCGCTTGTGCAGGTGGTCGAGCCGGTTCAGCAGGTCGCGTTGCATCTGGACAATTTCCGGGGGATCGTCGGTTTCGGGCCGCAGGTTGAGAACCGGCGAACCGGTGGAGCGGAAACGCGTGCCCTGATAGAGCGGCGGCAGGAATCCCGCCTGCCAGTTCTCCACTCCGTTTACCGGCAATCCCAGTGGATCGTCGAGCACGACGTAGGCCGGGAGATTCTGGCACTCGCTCCCCAAGCCGTACACCACCCACGAGCCGAACGTCGGATGCCCGGTGATCATACTCCCGGTTTGAATAAGATACACCGCCGGCTCGTGCGTAATGTTCGTGGTGTAGAGGGAGCGAATGAGCGCGATTTTATCGACATGCCGCGTCAGGTGAGGCAGCGCGTCCGACACCCACATACCGCACTGGCCGTGCTGCGCAAACTTGAACGGACTGCGCATAAGCGCGCCGGCGTCCTTGATGTTCTCGATCTCGCCCGCAATCTTGCTGGAATACGGTTCGCCGTGGTGCGCGTCGAGGGCGGGCTTGGGATCGAACAAATCCATCTGGCTCGGACCACCATTCATGAACAGGTGGATCACGGACTTCGCCTTGGCCGGAATGTGCGGCGGCCGAGGACTTAAATCTGAAACGACTCGCTTCTCGTCCGCCAAAAGATTCTGACCGAACAGGTGCAAGAGGGCGGCGCCTTGAATGCCGGCGCCCACGTGTTTGAAGAAACTCCGTCGGGTGAGCGGTCGCGAATTTGTAAGCAAGGTTTCGATTCGCATGAGTTGCCTCAATCAATATACAGGAACACGGCTGAATTCATTACTGTGTGGCAGAGCGTCGTCAACGCCTTTCGTGTGGCTTCTACCTCGGATGGCTTGCCCGCAGTCGCCAAGTTCTTGGTCCATTGCTCCGTCAATCTCGTCAGCATTTGCAGACAGGCTTGTCTTTCCTCGGCGCTGGGAGGCCGGCTGAGTGAGGTCCAATAGATTCGTTGCACCTGCTGAGTCGGTTCATCTCCTGCAATACGAAGCACCTGATCCGCGAATTGTGCGGCCATCTCTCTCACCGCCGTGTCATTGAGAAGATGCAGGGCTTGCGGTGCGACCAGTGATTCACTCCGTTGCAAACAATTCGGATTCATGGCAGGCATATCGAAACTCTCCAGCAACGAAGGCGGCTGCTTGCGAAGCTGCTGCACATAGACGCTGCGGCGCTTACCGGACAAGACCAATCCATCCGGGCGCGCTTTGACCGGCTCGGCTGGACCAAAGCGAGTTTCATCAAGCTGGCCTGCGACCCACAGTAGCGAATCGCGCAGTTCCTCCGCCTCCATCCGGCGCAGCGGCATCCGCGATAACAGACGATTGCCCGGATCGAACTGTTCCTGTCGCGGCGTGACTGTTGAGGATTGTCTATAGGTACTGGAGGTCATCATCAACCGGTGCATCGCTTTCACGCTCCAGCCTTGGCTGACAAATTCCCGGGCCAGCCAATCGAGGAGTTCCGGGTAGGTTGGCTTGTCTCCCATCTTTCCGAAATTGCCGAGACTGCGAACGAGGCCCTGACCAAAGTGGTGGCTCCAAATTCGATTGACCATAACTCGCGCGGTCAACGGATTATCGGGCTGAGTGAGCCAGCGTGCTAAGGCGAGACGCCGGCCAGTGGATGTCGCACCCGGCCAAGGCGGCTTGATCTCGAATGGCGTCCGGCCATCGGTCAGTACCGCGGGCACACCAGGCTGGACCGGCTGACCGGCGTTGAGGTAGTTACCCCGGCGATAGAGATACGTCTGGGAAGATGCTCCCCGATCCCAGAGGGCCATGATGCGCGGCTCGGGCTGCCGCCGGGCTTCGAGTTCCTTGATTTGCTTGTCGGTGTTGGTCGTTTGGGGAGCGGCCTTCAGCGCGGCTATCTTTTCTTGAATCTCGCCGTTGTGTTTTTGCCAACGTTGTCGTTCGGCAGTGGTGACGTAGGGCAGGTAGCGTTCGCCGAGTCCCGCGCTGACCGCGCCACCAAAGCCGTTAAGCTCCGGCTTGAGCCAGTCATGTTCGTCGTAGGCCCCTTTGAAAATCGCCAGCAGGCGGTAATAATCGCGCTGCGGAATCGGATCAAATTTGTGATTGTGACAACGGGCGCACTTGAACGTCAGGCCCATCACGCCCGAGCCGAGCACATCGATCGCATCGGCCATGACTTCGAGCCGGTCGGGGACGAAGCCGGTCAAGTTCGCCCACGTCGGGTCGGGGGGCCATGCGCAGGAAGGCGGTCGCGACCAGGTTGTCCTCGATCTCCTGAGTGATCTCCGTCGCGTGCTCGTAATCCGCCAACTCGTCGCCCGCGAGTTGTTCGAGAAGAAAGCGGTCGTACCGTTTGTCCGCGTTGAAAGAGCGAATCACGTAATCGCGGTAGCGCCAGGCGAAGGGTCGGGGAAGGTGCTGCTCGCGCCGCCCTTCGCAATCGGCGTAGCCAGCGACATCCAGCCAGTGTCTTCCCCAGCGCTCACCGTAACGTGGTGACGCGAGCAGCCGATCAATCAGCTTGTCGTAGGCGTCCGGGCTTTTGTCTCCTAGGAACGCTTCGGCATCGGACGGTTCCGGCGGTAATCCGGTCAAATCAAACGTAGCCCGGCGCAGCAGCACGAGACGATCTGCTTCGGGCGACAGCGACAAACCTTTCTCCTCCAACTTCTGGAGCACGAAGGCATCTATGGGATTGCGAACCCGGTTTGAATGCGACACGCGGGGAATCTCCACCGCTTGCGGTGGACGAAAAGACCAAAACTCCCGATCTTCTTTGTGGATGAGTGGATCAGCGAGTGTGCCCGCCACATCGGGTTCATCGGGAACTTCCGGCGCTCCAAGCTCAATCCAGCGGGTAAGCTTCTTGAGCTCGTCGGATTCCATCGGTTTTACCATTGCTTCGATCAGGCGCGGCTGGGGAGGGCACTCTCCGGCACGAACGCGTTTGAGCATCAGACTCTCCTCCGGCTTGCCGGGAATGAGGGCCGGCCCGGACTTGCCTCTGCGCATCATGGACGCGCGATTGCGCAAATCGAGTTCCCCTTCCTGCTTCCGCGCGCCGTGGCAAACCACGCAGCGCAGAAGCAGAATGGGTACGATGTCATGTTGCGTCACGTCGGGCTGGACTGAATTTGGTTCCGCCGCGATCAACATCTCGGCCAGGAACAAGAACGTAAGCGATGAAGACGCCCGAATCATAGTGGTCTCATTCACAACCGGAAAGATCCCAGTAGTGATAGGAGTAAGAGGGTGGTCGCGCTTGGTTTGTTTTCAAGTTATGAGCCATCATTCATTCTCCTCCCATTAACAGTCAAGCCTACGGACGAACGACGTTCAAGAAATGAAACTCCGCGCGAAAGCCACCACCTTTCGGACTGCATGCGTAGAGACCAACTAGCAGCGGCGCACCATCCTCGACGTGCAGATGCGCGATTCTCATCAAACTCCAGTCGGCCTGTGCGTCGGGGGCGAACTCAACGATGAAGTCCGAGGACTCCTTGCGAATCCGCAGGCAGACTTCATTCCGTTCGCACGGAAAATCCTGCACCGACCAGTCCGAGAAGCCGTGGTTTGTTACCACTACACCGAGTCTTGCCGGGCCTTGCGGTTCATATTCGACTGCGGTCTTCAACCAACACAACGGTCCGACCCGGATCATCAACCCGGCCTGGTCGTACTGGTGCGCCGGCTGAAAGCGCACTTTCGTGGTCATCGTGAAATCGCCGGTTATTTTGGTGAAGAGAAAGTGGCCGTTGTCCTTTCGGAATCCATAGTGAGTTTCCTGCCAGAAGTCGGTATCTGCGGCTGGTTGCACCACGAGCACGGGAAGCGACGATTCCACAGTCCAGACTGGTGGTGGATTCAGCCAGCGCAGCCGCGCATCCAGCGAGGGCTGATTGAAACGCTCGTCCAGGATGGTTTTTGATGGATCGTCCGGTCGCACTCCGAAAGAAAAGTTTTCTGGCTTAGCGACTGGGCGACCAGATGGTGGCGGTGATGTACCGTTCTGGTCCGCTCTTCGCGTCCCAAAAGTAATAGATGGTGACAACCTTTCCATCCGGGCGTTGCACGCTGCGCGGATAACCGAGATCGCGGCCGCCGCCGTCGTCGCGCAAGGTGATCGGCTCGTTCCAAATCTTGCCTGCGTCACTG from Verrucomicrobiota bacterium harbors:
- a CDS encoding zinc-binding dehydrogenase; the encoded protein is MKAWRFYGFNDMRLDDVPEPVCSPGIVLVEPLCVQPSVTEAQLACGIPTLAFDRIKRRLETEAPVQLFGHEFCARVLETNGASRFRPGDRVAARAKLPCGECPLCRSERSQLCRKGPVIGFDLPGCFSEVASLPEIALVKVDDRISDSEAACLQSLSDSVVAVETAQLRIGDAVVILGQGSMGLECLQVARLSGAGLVITVDVRDEVCQVSRELGADHALNARTCDVIPAIRELTGGNGADVVFECAGGSPKQGLAGHQTLLQAIEAVRSGGKLVGVSWFGGPLQLNVDLLRERSLRYVFPDISTQAHLEHTVRLVATGRIQLKPTITHVLSGIESVPQAFEITANKGKHKAINPAQVMIRPQSP
- the kdsB gene encoding 3-deoxy-manno-octulosonate cytidylyltransferase, with the protein product MPHKVVGIIPARYGSTRLPGKALKLILGKPMVQRVHERALLARSLDSVCVATDDERIARAVEAFGGKAIMTSPKHPSGTDRLAEAVRQMDADIVVNLQGDQPFLDPVMIDEAVQPLLDDPALPMATLMHPIARSEDLADPAVVKVVVDLAGHALYFSRSLIPNPRHAGAHAVYEHVGLYVYRGDFLQKLAHLPPTPLEVTESLEQLRVLEHGFRLRVIETKCRDHAFCGFSVDTEQDLARAEAMLHERGLN
- a CDS encoding DUF1501 domain-containing protein; the encoded protein is MRIETLLTNSRPLTRRSFFKHVGAGIQGAALLHLFGQNLLADEKRVVSDLSPRPPHIPAKAKSVIHLFMNGGPSQMDLFDPKPALDAHHGEPYSSKIAGEIENIKDAGALMRSPFKFAQHGQCGMWVSDALPHLTRHVDKIALIRSLYTTNITHEPAVYLIQTGSMITGHPTFGSWVVYGLGSECQNLPAYVVLDDPLGLPVNGVENWQAGFLPPLYQGTRFRSTGSPVLNLRPETDDPPEIVQMQRDLLNRLDHLHKRQRPGQPNLDARIASYELAARMQVSATDALDISQESPQTLEMYGIGREPTDSYGRRCLFARRLVERGVRFVQLYINAQIWDNHTGLAKDMKAACDRTDLPIAALLQDLKQRGLLEETLVIWGGEFGRLPIAQLPADKDEKKAGRDHNKNAFCSWLAGGGVRGGTTYGSTDELGLAAVENRVSVPDWHATLLHLMGLRHDELFVEEHGLKEKLTGVNEARIVKEILA
- a CDS encoding DUF1349 domain-containing protein — protein: MERLSPSITFGTRRADQNGTSPPPSGRPVAKPENFSFGVRPDDPSKTILDERFNQPSLDARLRWLNPPPVWTVESSLPVLVVQPAADTDFWQETHYGFRKDNGHFLFTKITGDFTMTTKVRFQPAHQYDQAGLMIRVGPLCWLKTAVEYEPQGPARLGVVVTNHGFSDWSVQDFPCERNEVCLRIRKESSDFIVEFAPDAQADWSLMRIAHLHVEDGAPLLVGLYACSPKGGGFRAEFHFLNVVRP
- a CDS encoding DUF1553 domain-containing protein; the protein is MADAIDVLGSGVMGLTFKCARCHNHKFDPIPQRDYYRLLAIFKGAYDEHDWLKPELNGFGGAVSAGLGERYLPYVTTAERQRWQKHNGEIQEKIAALKAAPQTTNTDKQIKELEARRQPEPRIMALWDRGASSQTYLYRRGNYLNAGQPVQPGVPAVLTDGRTPFEIKPPWPGATSTGRRLALARWLTQPDNPLTARVMVNRIWSHHFGQGLVRSLGNFGKMGDKPTYPELLDWLAREFVSQGWSVKAMHRLMMTSSTYRQSSTVTPRQEQFDPGNRLLSRMPLRRMEAEELRDSLLWVAGQLDETRFGPAEPVKARPDGLVLSGKRRSVYVQQLRKQPPSLLESFDMPAMNPNCLQRSESLVAPQALHLLNDTAVREMAAQFADQVLRIAGDEPTQQVQRIYWTSLSRPPSAEERQACLQMLTRLTEQWTKNLATAGKPSEVEATRKALTTLCHTVMNSAVFLYID
- a CDS encoding SMP-30/gluconolactonase/LRE family protein — translated: MNKSNQITPALLTGCLVVMASVAATVAEPAENPIFPKDAELELVHTRQVKLNSGLTEGPAVAPDGSIYFTDMPFGKDNGMILRFDPRTRKTTVFTDNSGKSNGLTFDENGNILSADGADGGSRSIRRWNLKTGQSVVVADRYQGKRFNSPNDLCVDLKGRIYFTDPRYGGTEPRELPIEAVYRIEKDGSVIEITREVEKPNGLALSPDQRTLYLIDHNNGGNRLSPNDPEPKRGAMKIYAFPLDNEGKVNGPRKTLVDFGKENGGDGMRVDTQGNIYIAVRSLARPGILVIDRTGKELAFLPTGPTNQSGLFEDWKGIPANVEFGIGDESNRLYVTIDKSLYRIRVKSQGFHPQLAGK
- a CDS encoding DUF1549 domain-containing protein, which translates into the protein MIRASSSLTFLFLAEMLIAAEPNSVQPDVTQHDIVPILLLRCVVCHGARKQEGELDLRNRASMMRRGKSGPALIPGKPEESLMLKRVRAGECPPQPRLIEAMVKPMESDELKKLTRWIELGAPEVPDEPDVAGTLADPLIHKEDREFWSFRPPQAVEIPRVSHSNRVRNPIDAFVLQKLEEKGLSLSPEADRLVLLRRATFDLTGLPPEPSDAEAFLGDKSPDAYDKLIDRLLASPRYGERWGRHWLDVAGYADCEGRREQHLPRPFAWRYRDYVIRSFNADKRYDRFLLEQLAGDELADYEHATEITQEIEDNLVATAFLRMAPRPDVGELDRLRPRPARSHGRCDRCARLGRDGPDVQVRPLSQSQI